In the Ptychodera flava strain L36383 chromosome 23 unlocalized genomic scaffold, AS_Pfla_20210202 Scaffold_23__1_contigs__length_28996876_pilon, whole genome shotgun sequence genome, caatatggccgccatgcggccattttgttacgattttttcatgtacagagccataactcaggcatatctcaaccgattttattcaaaattggtacaaggacattgacctatgtcatacatatgcacgtcaatttgttttgtgatacaatccaatatggccaccaggcggccattttattacgattttttcatgtacagagccattactcaggcttgtttctacagattttattcaaagttggtacaaggacattgaccaatgtcatagctatgcacatcaatttgttttgtgatacgatccaatatggctgccgtgcggccattttgttacgattttttcatgtacagagccataactcaggcatatccaaaccaattttattcaaacttggtacaaggacatcgacctatgtcatacatatgcacattgacttgttttgtgatatgatccaatatggccgccgtgtggccattttattacgttttttcatgtccagaaccataactcagacatgtatcaagcaaatttattcaaagttggtacaaggagattgaccaatgtcatacatatgcatgttaatttgttttgtgatacgatccaatatggctgctgtgcggccattttgttatgatttttcatgtacaaagccataactcaggcatatttcaaccgattttaatcaaagttggtacaaggacattgacctatgtcatacatatgcacattgatttgttttatgattcgatccaatatggccaccatgtggccattttattacgattttttcatgtcctgaactacaactcagacatgtatcaagcgaatttattcaaaagtatttttatcacagacctaatgaagaggactctatcctctctgaggacctgtaatcaaagcacccattaacaagtggggactgtgtcatcaacgatgacttgtatcTTAAATATTACTAACTTACCGAACATTTCCCCTATAGAAACATCCAATGTTTGTATTGTCATCATAATTTACATTTTGTCATCGTAGTTGTTACTACGTCTTAAAATCGGAAGGTTTctgttttttcaatttgtaaattgaaacataaACTTCCTTGCACAGTTTTAGTTGGCCACTATATACCAACATAATACCTTTCCTGATGCAACTATTCACAATCAACCATTTCTTTGAAAACTTTCACAGGTTTGTACCCAGATGAGATTCTCTTGAAAGATCTGAAATGTCTCTCCAATGATGTCATCAAACTTGGCTTCTCATCCATAACACTTCACCTTGAGGTAAGTACACACCATACCTCGAATCTCAAGAATCACTCAAACATTACGACAAGTGATCATGGAAAAAGAATTACTTCTCAAATGCCAGTCGCCTCATGGCAAATATCAGATATTCCTGTCTTTGTACCGGTATATTCTGATATTCAGCTTTTTAGAATGCAATTTTATGCTAAGCATAAATTTAGCAATCAACaataagaaaaaataaattctacCTTCCGTTTTTCACCATACGAAGGAAGAGTTACATAACGTAGGCTAGCAATCACTAGATCATACATTCATAATTGACAGACAAATTGTGTACACTGGCGTTTCCTTGGTTATGGGTTACATTTGATAGAAGTTGCATTGTCATAGTTTGTCCTACAAAATTAAGTGCATATCTGGACCACACTACTTGGCTGTTGATGTGAggttgtttttagctcataCATACTTCCAATGAGTCCATGTTTTTGATAGGACCTTCAACTTTAACACTCTTGTCTCCATCTTCTACAGAAATTTCTACAGAATGACAACGTCATCGAGGACTTCAAAAGCTTCTGTGCCTCACATGACATTGATATACTGGTCATCATGGCAATCAGCATTGATGAAGGCACTACTACCAGGCAGCTGGCCATCTATGCTCATCGCCATGACAACATAAAGAACGACATCATCTTTAAGTTAGAGTGTTCCATCGCGCCAGACTTGGACCTGTCTCCAATGGTTACCAGCTTTGAAGAGATAACGGCTTATTACCAGGGCAACATTACAGCGTCCAGAAAGAAAGTACTTCCTATATTCACAGAATTTTTAGAGAATATGAACACAGACACTGTCCGTGAAAAGGATACTGTACCATCAAGCAGTGATTTGATGGATTTGGATAGCGATACTCTAAGTGCAAAAAGCTCAGGACTGTCTGAATTGACATCAGAGCCATCAACTACAGCAAATACGCCAGCGCCAAGCAGCCCACAGAAAAGCATAGATTTACTTGGTTTGGATCCATTTGCTCTGGCGCCCTCAACGCAACCAAATGACAACGCAAACAACAATGCTGATCAAGATCCGTTTGGAGTTCTTGACACTCAGCTGCCCCCGAAATCCTAAGCCCCACAGTGCAAGTGATGATAGTGGTTTTGATCCACTGGTGGATGTGTCTCCAATGTCAAGAACACCGGATCTAATCAGTGTCAGTGCTTCTTCAAATGTTAATAATACCTTTAGCACAGGGCAAGCAACATGGCAGCAGCCAGACTTGTTTGGAGTCGATGATCTGCCGTTGAAATCTCAACCAGAGGTGGATTTGTTTGATCCACTCGGGTTTGGTGAAATCACTTCCTCGGATGCACAGAACATTCAAGCCGGAACTCAGGATGAAAGCAATCTCATAGAAGTAGAGACACAACAAAAATCCCTGCCTGTTCCGATTCCCAGCAAGTTTGAAACAGGGAATGAAACGACTCAGAGCCCATTGATTCCGCTGACACCGCAGAATTCGTATGGAAGTCTCAGTGACGCTGAACTGAGTGAAATAGGAGACACAAAGCAGCGCAGCGTAGACCTCAGCAACCCTGATATTGCCTATGCAGTACATGAAAGGTTGAGAGAGGTTGAAGAAGATGAGAATTTCCACAACTTTTATTCAGACGTAGACAACGGAAGCTCTGATAAAGTGGATGGTGACAACAATGAAGGCCTTGTCTTCACAGCAAAGGAGGAATCCACGAGTGATATGACACATAACGAAGTGGCCAATATGATGGCAAGTGATATGACAGCAGAGATGTCCACTGAACATCACACCATTACAGACCGTAGTGAAGATTCTGGACGTACTGCAGTGGATTCACTTTCTGATGGCCAGGCAAAAGATGAAAACCTGAATCCAACTAAAGCTATCAGGAGTTCCGGCCACAATGTCATTGCTGAAGCTATCTCAGAAGATATGGCTGAAAGCAGGAAAGAGATCGTTTTTCCAAAGAAGGATGTAACAAAATACGAGTACAATACGGTTGCAAAAGAAATTGCCCAAGATATGACCACGGAGACAGAGAAGAtctcatttgcaaataaaaaccTAACGGAATTTGAACATAATGTCATTGCAGATGAAATAGCGCTGGACATGGCCAAAAGTGGAGAAGAGATCATTTTCGTTAAGAAAGaccttacaaattttgaaagtaatgttattgcagaaGAATTTGCAAACAGCATGGCCACAAGAGGTGACGCAGTGACTTTTGCCAAAAAGGACCTAACAGAATATAGGCAGAACATCATTGCACATGAAATTGCTGAACTCATGGTAGAAAATCGGCAAGGGATCACTTTTGCAAAGAAAGACTTAACCGAATATAGGCACAATGCCATTGCCCATGAAATTGCTGAACACATGGTAGAAAATAAGCAAGAGTCTCTTTGCAAAGAAAGACTAACCGAATATAGGCACAATGCCATTGCTCATGAAATTGCTGAACACATGTTAGAAAATAGGCAAGGGATCACTTTTGCAAAGAAAGATATGACTGATTTAGAAAACAATATCATTGCTACAGAAATTTCAGAGAGTATGACCACGGAAGAGAATTTAAATGAGAGTGATCGTGGAGAGATAGAAAGTAAAAGTGTCACTGATATCTCAGAGCTCCAAAAGATTGAGTTTGCCAACAAGTGTAAAGCATTTACAGGTGAACAGTTGAAACAGAATGAAGTTGCAAAAATGATAGCTAATGATCTGTACAAAGATAGTATGGGTCAAGATTATGAAATCAACAAAGTCAGTTCAGTGTCTGAAAATGAGGAAGTTGATAAATTTTCCAAAAGGTTTGATCAggatttacaaaatgaaatagaTTTTGAGTTTACGGTCACAGAACCTGCAATTAGTCGTGACAACAATATAGCTGAAATGATTGCTGATGATATGGATATTGATGATCACAAAAGGACTACAAATTTTCCCGAGAAAGCTATTGACCTAACATCAGCAAAGTACAATGTTGTGGCCAACGCCATAGCAAAAGACATGCAAATGGGGAATACTGtgattttagattttcaaagAGAGACCTTCAGCTGCCGAGTGACAATGTAGTTGCAAGGATGTTTACAGAAGACATGATGAATGATGCAGACGTTGACAAGGAACTTAGCATGATCAACCAAGATTTGACGTACATTGAACCATCAGTCAGGTCCACAAACATAGCTGCGTACATGCTGGCATACACAAGCATCGACGAAACAGAGGGAACTATAAAAGGAGAAGGCAACACGACCCCAGGGGATGGAGATACTGTAGAAAACGGAGACCACAACAGTCCAAATAATGACACGCCTGATGACAGCACACACCCTGGAGTCTCAGAATCTGCCAGCAACATTATGAGTGAACCCTTTGTGCCGATTGACCAGCCAGTGACCTCTGACCCGGTAACCATAGCAGACATTGAAGAGCATCAGGGTATGTTGTCATCAACAGTGGTCAATCCATTCATATCAGATATCTTTTCACCATCTGAAGAGCAAATCACAGCTGCTGCAGTGGGGGCAACAAATGTAAAttgtgggtcaaaggtcacactaaatgaatattcaaatagtagcaatgaaagacaaaaaaatttgatgttGGAAGACAATCCATTTCTGACAGATGTTTTCAAACCAACTGAGCTTGATATACTAGCAGCTGAATTGAACTCGGTAGATATGAACGGGAATATGAATAGCAAGGATAAAAATTACCAAGGAAGGGATTAGGATTAGGATTAGAAAGTGTACATACGACAGGGAATCCCTTTGTCAGTGATGTTTTTGTGCCTCCTCCAAGCAATAACACTGTACCAATAATGCAGTCTGCAAATTCTTGTATGGCATCAGTAATGCAACCTTTAACACATGATCCTTCACCAGAAATTCAACCTTCACCAAGCAGTTCTCGTCACCCACGTCCTACATCAATTTTTTCGGCTTCAATAATACCACCCTCATCATTTAGTACAGCACTGGCAACGCAAAGCAAATCATTATGTAATTCACCTGTTCAAAACGTCCAGCTCGAACCACTCCCTTTATCAACAACTACACTGCAACCCAATCCATTCTTGTCAACACCTTCCCCAACTTCACCTGTCGGCCAAGGTAATCCTTTCTCAAAAATCACCACCTACCGACCGGTACGCTTGTCTAGTATTGATACCCTAGCCATCAAACCAGCACCTCATAGGAAGGGGCTGTCATTCCCCGAGGTAGTGAAATCACCAGAAAGAGATGGAGATATTCTTTTGCAATCAATGAAAGTTTTATCGCACATTGAAAAAACCAAACAACCCCTTCGTAATTGTACAACgtgttgttgtcatggcaattcGGGTCATGAGTGTCAAGGACATGACTCTCACTCTGCAGAGGATGTGGCCACAAAAACATCTGTAAAATTGAGCAACGGTTTTAAGGTTAGAATCCCTGAGGATGTTGAATATGATGAGGCACAGTGTCCAGGGATAGTAAAAAAGGACTTGAGAACATCTCTTCTAAAGTGTGCAGATGAGGAGTCCAGAAAATTGATAGTTTGTGAGAAAAATGCCGCTAAGAAtggcatttttgaaaataatgctGAGAGAAGTGTCGCAAGAGATGCCagtgaaattaaatttcatgaaaagtttGGTAAAGGGGAAGCTGATTCAGATATTACATCCAAAGAGAGGAGTTTGTTTACTAACAGCAGGAAAAAGTTTGAGTTAAGTTCTTTTGCATCAGAGGAATTCATAAAAGCCGCCTCCAAATTTGATAGTAAGGGTAAATCAGAATTATCTGTGAGTGATGAAGATGGAGAGGACTATGGCAATATGAAAAATACTGAGGTGACTGTGCAAGACAACTTTCAAGATCACAAATCTAATAAAATGAGAGACAATAAAGATTGtgttgaaatgttaaaaactgGAATAAAAGATATTCATGGTAGTGACAGTATAGATTATAGTGATAATGACAAAAAGGGGTTGAAAAATATCAACGCCGTCAAGAATGGGCAAGAGATTAAAATATCTTGTATTGATGAAAAAGATAGTTTGCATAAGGACATCAATATTCACACAAATGCAGAATCAGAAAAGTCAGTACCTTTGGCTTGGCCTGAAAATGATTTAAGAGATAAAAGTTATATATGCAGTGGAAGGGAAAATAATGATAAGAATAGCCCAGttgatgtaaatgtacataacaCTGTTTGTAACAATGGTGGTGGTGTCAATGGTGATGGTGACGGTGTTGTAAGTAActgtggtgatggtggtggtaaCTGTCAAAGTGGTGTTGGTGTCCGTGTTGGAAGCTGTACAGACAATGTCAAACTAACTGTTTCAAGTTCTCCACTAACAGATGATGACCCTTCTGAGATGAATCTTCAGCACCCGGCTGCAGCTGAAGCCGATATGAATCCCATTTCCTCTCTCATTCCCATCCCATCTTATACATCTTCACTGTCTCCATCCTTGTCCACTCAACATCCTGATCATACATCAGCTGAATCTGAACTTCATCAGAGTTATCTTGACCAGTTTGAAGACCTTTTAGACTTTTCCGAAAGCAAGAAAGACAACGATGCAGTTTCTATGGAAAACAGTGCACCTCCATCTCTTCCAATACATCCTCTTCAAGATGAGGAATCTGCATTATCACCTGCAGAGGGCAGTTTGCTGACTTTGAATGATCTTACCGAGAACCAAGGCAAGTCTACTACACCAGTTGAAGACATTGCCACGTCCTTGACTACTGTTCCTGTACAGTCATCGCAAGATTTGCTTGATATTCAGCCCAATTTTCCATCTACACCCAAAACTCAGCAAGATGAGCTTCTACTTACAGAGACAAATACCAGTGTGATGATTGTTAGGTTTGGACATGAGTGTTCCCACTCCACAACAAACAGCACATAAGTCTGAAGGGGAAAACTTGTCCAGTGTTGGAGATAATGTTGATGTAGGTATCTCTCCTTCACAAACAGCCATTGCAGACTTGCTTGGCGACAGTGACATCCTGGCAGATACAACAAGAACTCTGTATGAGATGAAGGACACAAATGAAGGAAAACAGGTACCAACGGAGAATGTTCCTTCAAACACAACTGATAGGGAATATCTTGATAAATTACCTGAGGCAATGCATGCAGAAGAAGActcagatgatgatgatagtaatAGGTCTTGTGCAGGATCCTCTGTTGGAACATCTCTTTCTTGGTCATCTGGTGATGAggaagatgaagatgatgacAGAGTTCCAGATACACGTGGTGACTCAGTACAAGGCAAAGATGAGGGGCTTCATGTAAACGATGGCAGTGGGGGTTCTCTTGATGAGATCACTCCTGTTTCAGATGGAACATCAGTTTCCGATGATGATAATATAGATGATGAAACAGCTAACAAACCAGAGAATGATGGTATCATTACTGCATCAGAGGAGATTTATGTCAAGACGAGTGAAAGTGGTCAGAATCAAATGCAGACAGTCGCCACAGAAGAAGTACATCAAGATAATGAAAGTGAATCATCAGTTTCTTTTGGATCTTCTGTgtctgaagaagaagaagaagaatgcGTAGATCATCCAGCTGCATCACTTGATGGCACCAAAGTTCAAGACGTCATTACCGCAACTAAAAATTTACATGAGGCAGTTACCATGCATGTTCCAGGACCAGAGGAAGATGCATTTGAAGAGGCACTTGAACTAGTGAACTCCGAAGAAGTAGCGTTTGCTTTGATACAAGAAGTGATGCCTCCAGAACAGCTAAGCTTTGTGCTTGTGGAGTGTCCACAGTTAATGCAGATAGAGGATGAAAGTAGGGCCCAGTCTTTCACAGATGCACAGCCTGATGTACAGGAGCAACAGATCAGTGCAGAATCTGCTTCATTTGGCTCAGATGATATTCTTCCAAGTGAGAACACTACACCTGACAATAGCGACGAGATAATCTGCTCAGAAGACCAAACAGAAGAGCTTGAGATTGAGAAAAACATAGATGATACGCAAGACAGTACTTCAGTGACAGAGGGCACAGACCAAAAGACTCATGAGACAGTTGAATATATTTCACAAGAGGAAGAAAGTGGAGAGAGTTTTCCCACAGAGATAGATGATGCTGGAAGCCCAACAACACAAGATGAAAATGAAGGTTTAACCTTTGATGATGAATCTTGGGAAATATTAGAGCCAGCAGAAGAGGTGGATGTCAGTGATGAGGTTGCAGAAGAGTGCAGCATAGTCAAATATGAGGAGCCACAAGAAGTAGATGTCTCACCATGGGGAATATATCCAGTAGCAGTGGACTTGGGTAACATGCTAGGGTTTGAAGACTCTTTTGTCCTGCCTCGGGAAGAGGAGAAGTCCCAGTCTAAAGCAGAGACTAAACTGATGGATGACTCACATCATTTTAAAGATACAGCTGAAGGCAAGCTGCTGGTTCAGTCAGAACCCGTTGAAATGGTTGGGTCAGATGAAATTGATGAAAGGGTTGTGTTGGCAGAGTCAGATGCACCAGTGCCTTCTGTCGTGGCACAGAGTGGGGAAGTTATGGAGGAGAAGACTGAGGAACTTATTGAAGAGACTGAAAGTGTGGTTACTGAAGATGCTACACCCACAGATAACTTGTCAAAGATGTCAGAAGAGACCGAAGAGGATAAGAAAGAGTTTTCCAAAAGTAAGCTTGATGAGAATTCTGAATCCTCAAATTCCAGTCCAATGGTTGAGAATCAGCAAGAACAAGATGAGTTCATTCAAATAAAGGAAGCTGATGAAAAGGAAGATGTTGAAGATCTTTTATCACTTTCTGTAGAAACTGAAGAAACAATGTCTCCAGATCCTGCAAGTATGTTACCTGTACTTCGTCATAGTGCTGATCTTGACGTTCATAAAGTAGATGAAGACATTTGCAAGCATTATGAGATACCGTTGGCAGAGCAACAGTTAGAAGTGACTTACTCAAAAGAGAACTCTGCGATGGTGTCCCAGGAAGAGTGTGAGGAAGAGTTTATCATAATCAGTGATGACACGCCCGGTGTAATGGAGATATCTGTTGAAAGTGAAATAATTCCTGAAGATGTGGTAGAAACAGAGCATGAGGTTAAGGATGATACCAAGACACCACCCGATGAAGTGTCAGCAGCACCAAGCCAGGACACAGGTCTACAGGTCAATCCCCAACGTGTAGCTTCAAAGAGTGTTGAGGTGTTCCAAGAGGATGTCACTGAAGTGCAGCCAGAAGTCAGGCATGCAACACTACCATCAACAGAAGAGACAACCAGGAACTTTCAGAAGTGCTCAGCCAGGAGCCACCAGTTTTAAAGGTCTCTCCGCATCTGCAAACAGCTTCAAGGAATGTTGAAGTGCTTCCAGAGGATGTTACAGAAATGCGGCAAGAAGTCACTCCCGAGAACATACCATCATCAGAAGTATCAGTAGGAAAGGTGTTTGAAGTGCTCAGCCAGGAACCACCAGTTTTACATGTCTATCCCCATCCACAAGTAGCGTCAAGGAATGTTGAAGTGCTGCCAGAGGATGTGACAGAAATGCAGCAAGACCTCACTCCTGAGAACATTCCATCAACAGAGGTGCCAGTAGGTGGAATTTCAGAA is a window encoding:
- the LOC139123589 gene encoding exopolyphosphatase PRUNE1-like → MVGSCATLITEKIVNTDASVLTEEVSTLLIGTILLDTVNFDPAVGKTTSKDVAMVEQLTEQFPSLDKNELYESLQSAKCDLSGLYPDEILLKDLKCLSNDVIKLGFSSITLHLEKFLQNDNVIEDFKSFCASHDIDILVIMAISIDEGTTTRQLAIYAHRHDNIKNDIIFKLECSIAPDLDLSPMVTSFEEITAYYQGNITASRKKVLPIFTEFLENMNTDTVREKDTVPSSSDLMDLDSDTLSAKSSGLSELTSEPSTTANTPAPSSPQKSIDLLGLDPFALAPSTQPNDNANNNADQDPFGVLDTQLPPKS